In one window of Camelina sativa cultivar DH55 chromosome 15, Cs, whole genome shotgun sequence DNA:
- the LOC104746513 gene encoding F-box protein ETP1-like → MAIPELPNDLVDEILYRVPATSLKRLRATCKRWNRLFKEDRKFASEHRDKAAKEFLFLIRTGKYRICPLSITNLPSVEVKRELNSVHNSRLFGMNQVSHCDGLLLCVRDFITGPTACQFDIVVWNPFTGQTRWIEAGNRWEPFLTFVLGYNNKSSFSQRSYKILCFWPAGKDTEIYDLNSSGSWRRTPEDGDLTPPGWTTTVMSDDFVSLKGNTYFLAQEKSKPQLGDLSLLRFDFSTEKSSLFVRLPYQRPRYEIVRLSAVRDEKLSLFLQPDATCKTEIWVTSKIDDDSTKAAVSWNKVFALDLSPHLQITAQVKFLFDEDNKVAVCFERWRNDYDNQWIDKIFIFGEDNQVNEFGFDPVVPFQTGPPPVPLNYVPSLVQIELPAED, encoded by the coding sequence ATGGCGATACCGGAGCTTCCTAACGATTTGGTAGATGAGATACTCTATCGCGTTCCAGCCACATCCCTGAAACGGTTACGAGCTACTTGCAAAAGATGGAACCGTCTGTTCAAAGAAGATAGGAAATTCGCGAGTGAGCACCGGGATAAAGCCGCAAAGGAGTTTCTATTTCTCATCAGGACAGGGAAGTACAGGATTTGTCCGTTGAGCATAACCAATCTTCCATCTGTAGAGGTAAAAAGAGAGCTTAATTCCGTTCACAATTCACGTCTATTCGGTATGAACCAAGTCTCTCACTGCGACGGCTTATTGTTATGCGTCCGCGATTTCATCACCGGCCCCACCGCATGCCAATTTGACATAGTGGTTTGGAACCCGTTTACTGGTCAAACCAGGTGGATCGAAGCCGGCAATCGTTGGGAGCCATTCCTCACATTTGTTCTCGGGTACAACAACAAGTCCTCCTTCAGTCAAAGAAGCTACAAAATTTTGTGCTTTTGGCCTGCTGGCAAAGACACAGAAATCTACGACCTTAACTCCTCTGGTTCGTGGAGGAGGACTCCTGAGGATGGTGATCTCACTCCACCAGGCTGGACCACCACTGTGATGAGTGACGACTTCGTGTCTTTGAAGGGAAATACTTACTTTTTGGCTCAGGAGAAATCAAAACCGCAACTTGGAGATTTGTCATTGCTCAGATTTGATTTCTCTACTGAGAAATCATCTCTCTTTGTGCGTCTTCCCTATCAGCGTCCAAGGTATGAAATTGTGAGACTTTCTGCTGTTAGGGACGAGAAACTTTCCTTGTTTTTACAGCCCGATGCTACATGCAAGACTGAGATATGGGTGACAAGTAAGATTGATGATGACTCCACCAAAGCGGCGGTGTCCTGGAACAAGGTCTTTGCATTGGATTTGAGCCCTCATCTTCAAATTACTGCTCAGGTAAAGTTTCTGTTTGACGAGGATAATAAAGTCGCCGTGTGTTTTGAGAGATGGAGGAATGACTACGACAACCAGTGGATCGACAAGATATTCATTTTCGGGGAGGATAATCAAGTCaatgaatttggttttgatccGGTTGTCCCATTTCAGACAGGACCTCCGCCAGTTCCTCTTAATTACGTTCCAAGTTTGGTCCAAATCGAGCTACCTGCTGAAGACTAA